Proteins from one Ignavibacteria bacterium genomic window:
- the rplP gene encoding 50S ribosomal protein L16 gives MLMPKRVKYRKTQRGRMTGKAFRGSAVSFGDFGLKSLEPAWITSRQIEACRVAISRKMKRDGKVWIRIFPDKPVTKKPLETRMGKGKGAPEFWVAVIKPGRVLFEVAGVPKELAVEALKIASHKLPIKTKVVTRPDFEQ, from the coding sequence ATGTTAATGCCGAAGAGAGTTAAATATAGAAAGACGCAGCGCGGAAGAATGACCGGAAAGGCTTTCCGCGGCAGTGCGGTTTCTTTCGGAGATTTTGGCCTGAAGTCTTTAGAACCAGCCTGGATCACCAGCCGCCAGATTGAAGCGTGCCGAGTTGCCATCTCCAGAAAAATGAAAAGGGATGGTAAGGTTTGGATCAGAATTTTCCCGGATAAGCCTGTTACTAAAAAGCCACTTGAAACAAGAATGGGTAAAGGTAAAGGTGCTCCTGAATTCTGGGTAGCAGTTATAAAGCCGGGCAGAGTGTTATTTGAAGTAGCCGGCGTGCCGAAAGAACTGGCAGTTGAAGCCCTGAAGATAGCTTCACATAAGCTGCCAATTAAAACTAAAGTCGTAACCAGACCTGATTTTGAACAATAA
- the rpsC gene encoding 30S ribosomal protein S3, which translates to MGQKTNPIGFRLGIIRGWESNWYESKSYAGKLVEDTQLRQYVRKRLKKAGIARLIIDRTSKNIILTIFTSRPGVVIGKSGKEIAQLEQELKQITDKEVKVQITEIKRPELDAFLVADNIASQLEGRISFRRAMKGAITSAMRMGAEGIRIMCAGRLGGAEMARTEQYKEGRIPLHTLRADIDYATATAQTIYGSIGIKVWICRGEILGKRATE; encoded by the coding sequence TTGGGACAAAAAACAAACCCCATTGGCTTTAGATTAGGGATCATAAGAGGTTGGGAATCCAACTGGTACGAAAGTAAGAGTTATGCCGGCAAGTTGGTTGAAGATACCCAGTTAAGGCAGTACGTCAGGAAGAGATTAAAAAAAGCAGGTATTGCCAGGTTAATAATTGACAGAACCTCTAAGAACATAATCTTAACAATTTTTACTTCCAGACCAGGCGTGGTTATAGGTAAAAGCGGGAAAGAAATTGCCCAACTTGAGCAAGAATTAAAGCAGATTACAGATAAAGAAGTAAAAGTACAGATCACAGAAATTAAAAGACCTGAATTAGATGCTTTTCTGGTAGCTGATAATATTGCTTCCCAGCTGGAAGGAAGAATTTCTTTCAGACGCGCTATGAAGGGTGCCATTACCTCAGCTATGAGAATGGGTGCTGAAGGCATCAGAATCATGTGCGCCGGCAGATTAGGCGGTGCTGAAATGGCCAGAACCGAACAATACAAAGAAGGAAGGATTCCATTGCATACCTTAAGAGCCGACATTGACTATGCAACGGCTACCGCGCAGACCATCTATGGTTCTATCGGTATAAAGGTATGGATCTGCCGTGGAGAAATTCTTGGTAAACGAGCAACAGAGTAA
- the rplV gene encoding 50S ribosomal protein L22 codes for MEAKATHKYINSSPRKMRLVIDLIRGVSVTKAMEVLHFHPKHASKDAEKVLRSAIANLFNKNEEAKIDQADVFIKEAYVNQGPALKRILPAPMGRAYRMKKRSNHLTIVVATKE; via the coding sequence ATGGAAGCTAAAGCTACACACAAATATATAAATTCATCTCCCAGAAAGATGCGTCTGGTTATTGACCTGATTCGTGGCGTTTCTGTCACTAAGGCTATGGAAGTCCTGCATTTCCATCCTAAACATGCATCCAAGGATGCAGAGAAGGTTTTAAGATCAGCAATTGCAAATCTCTTCAACAAGAATGAAGAGGCAAAAATTGATCAGGCAGATGTATTCATTAAGGAAGCTTATGTGAATCAGGGCCCTGCATTGAAGAGGATTTTACCTGCTCCAATGGGCAGAGCTTATAGAATGAAAAAGAGATCAAATCATTTAACAATAGTAGTTGCTACTAAAGAGTAA
- the rpsS gene encoding 30S ribosomal protein S19, which produces MPRSVKKGPFISAKLLNKITQMNENNQKKIVKTWSRASTISPDFVGHTVAVHNGNKMIPVYISENMVGHKLGEFAPTRIFRGHPGTKAEKTSKVK; this is translated from the coding sequence ATGCCAAGATCAGTTAAAAAAGGACCCTTTATCAGCGCTAAGTTGCTCAACAAAATTACTCAGATGAATGAGAACAACCAGAAGAAAATTGTAAAGACCTGGTCAAGAGCCAGCACAATATCTCCTGATTTCGTTGGGCACACGGTAGCTGTTCACAATGGAAACAAAATGATTCCGGTTTACATTTCAGAAAATATGGTGGGGCATAAGTTAGGTGAATTTGCTCCTACAAGAATCTTTAGGGGACATCCTGGAACAAAAGCCGAAAAAACGTCAAAAGTAAAATAA
- the rplB gene encoding 50S ribosomal protein L2, with translation MAIRKLKPMTPGTRFMSYASFEEITKTTPEKTLVSALRKSGGRNNQGRVTARHIGGGHKRKYRVIDFKRDKHGIESKVFSIEYDPNRTCRIALLHYADGEKRYILAPDGLKVGDKVTSGAGSEIKVGNALKLKEMPLGSFVHNVELKPGKGGQLGRSAGCSLQLVAKEGKYAQLRMPSGEVRLLSTECMATYGVVGNSEHENLSLGKAGRSRWLGKRSHVRGVAMNPVDHPMGGGEGKTSGGGHPVSPWGTPAKGYKTRKKKNPSNKFIIKRRK, from the coding sequence ATGGCAATCAGAAAATTAAAACCTATGACCCCGGGTACGAGATTTATGTCGTACGCCTCGTTCGAGGAAATAACAAAGACGACACCTGAGAAGACTCTGGTGTCAGCCCTCAGGAAATCCGGGGGAAGGAATAACCAAGGTAGAGTTACTGCCAGACATATTGGCGGCGGACATAAAAGAAAATACAGAGTTATCGATTTTAAGCGCGATAAGCACGGTATTGAATCCAAGGTATTCTCAATCGAATACGATCCGAACCGTACATGCAGAATAGCCCTGCTTCACTATGCTGACGGCGAAAAAAGATATATTCTCGCCCCTGACGGCCTGAAAGTTGGCGATAAAGTAACCTCAGGTGCCGGAAGTGAAATTAAAGTAGGCAATGCTCTTAAATTAAAGGAAATGCCGCTTGGAAGTTTTGTTCACAACGTTGAACTTAAGCCTGGCAAAGGCGGACAGTTAGGCCGCAGCGCCGGTTGCTCGCTTCAGCTGGTTGCCAAGGAAGGCAAATATGCACAGCTCAGAATGCCATCCGGAGAAGTAAGACTTCTCAGTACTGAATGCATGGCTACTTATGGAGTAGTTGGTAATTCAGAGCACGAAAATCTTAGCCTTGGAAAGGCAGGCAGATCAAGATGGTTAGGCAAGCGTTCACATGTTCGTGGCGTTGCAATGAACCCGGTTGACCATCCAATGGGTGGTGGTGAAGGTAAGACTTCCGGCGGCGGACATCCGGTTAGCCCCTGGGGAACACCTGCAAAGGGTTACAAGACCAGAAAGAAGAAAAATCCATCAAATAAATTTATTATTAAACGTCGTAAGTGA
- the rplW gene encoding 50S ribosomal protein L23, whose protein sequence is MREVLYKPLLTEKMNNLNEGLNKYGFVVDIHANKISIAKAIEEKFNVKVEDVNTIRYEGKMKTQFRKSGRFSGKTSRFKKAIVTLKEGQKIDLFEQVQ, encoded by the coding sequence ATGCGGGAAGTATTATATAAACCACTCCTGACCGAAAAGATGAATAACTTAAATGAAGGACTGAATAAATACGGGTTTGTTGTAGATATTCATGCCAATAAGATCAGCATCGCAAAGGCCATTGAAGAAAAATTCAATGTCAAAGTTGAAGACGTGAATACTATCAGGTACGAAGGCAAGATGAAAACCCAATTCAGGAAAAGCGGCAGATTTTCAGGAAAGACCTCACGCTTTAAGAAAGCGATAGTTACATTAAAAGAAGGTCAGAAAATAGACCTATTTGAACAAGTACAGTAA
- the rplD gene encoding 50S ribosomal protein L4 produces MTLDVYKIDGTKSGEQIDLNDGIFNIEPNQHAIYLAVKAQMTNKRQGTHKSKERSEVAGGGKKPWRQKGRGGARAGTTRSPLWVGGGTVFGPKPIEYKESVNKKVSKLARKSALALKAKGEQIIVVEDFGFDAPKTKEFNAILSAFKLNGKRTLVLYDKNNKNVFISGRNIQKLNIMEANTASTYDLLNNQMIILQKSAVKLIEQTFDKNL; encoded by the coding sequence ATGACATTAGATGTTTATAAAATAGATGGCACAAAAAGCGGCGAACAGATAGATCTGAACGACGGCATCTTTAATATTGAGCCGAATCAGCATGCAATCTATTTGGCAGTAAAAGCTCAGATGACGAACAAACGTCAGGGCACGCATAAATCCAAGGAACGCAGTGAAGTCGCGGGCGGCGGAAAAAAGCCGTGGAGACAAAAAGGACGCGGCGGCGCAAGAGCCGGTACAACACGTTCACCTCTCTGGGTTGGCGGCGGTACAGTATTTGGACCCAAACCCATTGAGTATAAGGAATCTGTCAATAAAAAAGTCAGCAAACTGGCCAGAAAAAGCGCACTTGCACTTAAAGCCAAGGGTGAACAGATAATTGTTGTTGAAGACTTTGGATTTGATGCTCCTAAAACAAAAGAATTTAATGCGATCTTATCTGCTTTCAAATTGAACGGCAAAAGGACACTCGTCCTTTACGATAAAAACAACAAGAATGTTTTTATTTCCGGAAGAAATATTCAGAAGTTAAACATTATGGAAGCAAATACGGCTTCTACATATGACCTGCTTAACAACCAGATGATTATTCTTCAGAAGAGTGCCGTAAAATTAATTGAACAAACTTTTGATAAAAATTTATAA
- the rplC gene encoding 50S ribosomal protein L3, with protein sequence MPGLIGKKIGMSNIFTDDGQLVPVTIINAGPCPVLNVMTIEKNGYEALQFGFGTRKENRVSKPVLGQYKKQNLTPAQIVKEFRNFNVADYKVGDSVGVEIFTQGDSVKVTGRSKGKGFQGVMRRHGFGGVGGTTHGQSDRLRAPGSIGASSYPSRVFKGQRMAGRTGFEQVTVQNLKIVKIIPEKNIIMVKGAVPGAINSIVEINK encoded by the coding sequence ATGCCTGGATTGATTGGTAAAAAAATAGGAATGAGTAATATCTTTACTGATGACGGTCAGCTTGTTCCTGTGACAATTATAAATGCTGGACCTTGCCCTGTGCTGAATGTAATGACCATCGAGAAGAATGGTTATGAAGCTTTACAGTTTGGCTTTGGGACACGCAAGGAAAATAGAGTCAGCAAACCTGTTTTAGGACAGTACAAAAAACAAAATTTAACTCCGGCCCAGATTGTTAAAGAATTTAGAAATTTTAATGTAGCCGATTACAAGGTTGGCGACAGTGTTGGAGTTGAAATTTTCACTCAGGGAGATTCTGTAAAGGTTACTGGCCGCTCAAAAGGAAAAGGCTTCCAGGGCGTAATGAGAAGGCATGGTTTCGGCGGCGTTGGTGGTACAACACACGGCCAGTCAGACAGACTTAGAGCTCCCGGATCAATTGGCGCAAGTTCTTACCCTTCAAGAGTATTTAAGGGTCAGAGGATGGCCGGACGTACCGGATTTGAACAAGTAACAGTACAAAACCTTAAAATCGTTAAAATTATTCCTGAAAAGAATATAATTATGGTAAAGGGTGCTGTTCCTGGCGCCATTAACTCAATCGTTGAAATCAATAAGTAA
- the rpsJ gene encoding 30S ribosomal protein S10, whose amino-acid sequence MPGQKIRIKLKSYDHILIDKSTEKIIKTVKSTGAVVSGPIPLPTKKTIFTVLRSPHVDKKSREQFEIRAHKRIIDIHNSNNKTVDSLSKLEIPAGVDIEIKL is encoded by the coding sequence GTGCCTGGTCAAAAGATTAGAATAAAGTTAAAATCATATGATCATATTCTCATTGATAAGTCGACAGAGAAGATCATAAAGACTGTAAAGAGTACTGGTGCAGTAGTAAGCGGCCCTATTCCGCTTCCTACAAAAAAGACTATCTTTACTGTTCTTCGTTCACCGCACGTCGATAAAAAATCAAGAGAACAGTTTGAAATAAGAGCACATAAAAGAATTATAGATATTCATAACTCAAATAATAAAACCGTCGATTCTTTAAGCAAATTGGAAATTCCGGCGGGTGTCGATATCGAGATAAAGTTATAA
- the tuf gene encoding elongation factor Tu — translation MAKEKFDRSKPHVNVGTIGHVDHGKTTLTAAITMALSKKGLSAKRTFDSIDNAPEERERGITIATAHVEYSTANRHYAHVDCPGHADYVKNMITGAAQMDGAILVVAATDGPMPQTREHILLARQVGVPRIVVFMNKVDMVDDPELIELVEVELRDLLNQYEFPGDEIPIIKGSALQALDAASNDSVPVTDERLNCIWELMDAVDAYIPVPERNVDKPFLMPVEDVFSITGRGTVATGRVERGQVKIQEEVELIGLGVHKKTVVTGIEMFRKELDSAMAGDNAGILLRGVDKKEIERGMVLAKTGSITPHKVFEGSVYILSKEEGGRHTPFFNGYRPQFYFRTTDVTGVAHLPEGTEMVMPGDNVKLKVDLITEIAMEEGLRFAIREGGRTVGAGVVTKIYE, via the coding sequence ATGGCCAAAGAAAAATTTGATAGGAGTAAACCTCACGTTAACGTCGGTACAATTGGTCACGTTGATCATGGTAAAACCACATTAACAGCCGCTATTACAATGGCGCTCAGCAAGAAAGGTTTATCTGCTAAGAGAACATTTGATTCAATTGACAATGCCCCTGAAGAAAGAGAAAGAGGTATTACAATTGCTACAGCTCACGTAGAATATTCAACAGCTAACAGACACTACGCACACGTAGACTGCCCTGGACACGCTGACTATGTTAAGAACATGATCACCGGTGCTGCTCAGATGGACGGCGCTATACTGGTTGTTGCTGCTACAGATGGCCCTATGCCTCAGACAAGAGAGCATATCCTTTTAGCACGCCAGGTAGGTGTTCCTAGAATAGTTGTCTTCATGAATAAAGTTGATATGGTTGACGATCCTGAACTGATCGAGCTCGTTGAAGTTGAACTTCGCGACCTTCTGAATCAGTATGAATTCCCCGGAGATGAAATTCCAATCATTAAGGGTTCAGCTCTTCAGGCTCTTGATGCTGCAAGCAACGATTCAGTTCCTGTTACAGATGAAAGATTAAACTGCATCTGGGAGCTCATGGACGCTGTTGACGCATACATCCCAGTTCCTGAAAGAAATGTAGACAAGCCGTTTTTGATGCCTGTTGAAGACGTTTTCTCAATTACCGGCCGTGGTACAGTTGCTACCGGTAGGGTAGAACGCGGACAGGTTAAGATACAGGAAGAAGTTGAACTTATCGGTCTTGGCGTACACAAGAAGACAGTTGTTACTGGTATCGAAATGTTCCGTAAGGAACTCGATTCAGCTATGGCTGGAGATAACGCTGGTATCCTGTTAAGAGGCGTTGACAAGAAAGAGATCGAAAGAGGAATGGTTTTAGCAAAAACCGGTTCAATTACTCCTCATAAGGTATTTGAAGGTTCAGTTTACATCCTCTCAAAAGAAGAAGGTGGGCGTCATACCCCGTTCTTCAATGGCTACAGGCCTCAGTTCTATTTCAGAACCACAGACGTAACTGGTGTTGCACACCTGCCGGAAGGAACAGAAATGGTTATGCCTGGTGATAACGTAAAACTGAAAGTTGATCTGATTACAGAAATCGCTATGGAAGAAGGTCTGCGTTTCGCTATCCGCGAAGGCGGCAGAACCGTTGGTGCCGGTGTTGTAACTAAAATTTATGAATAA
- the fusA gene encoding elongation factor G: protein MADRVSIDKVRNIGIMAHIDAGKTTTTERILFYTGKTHRIGEVHEGAATMDWMEQEKERGITITSAATTCFWRGHQVNIIDTPGHVDFTVEVERSLRVLDGAVALFCAVGGVEPQSETVWRQADKYGVPRIAFVNKMDRIGADFFHAVEMMHERLGANAIPIVLPIGEGDMFAGEIDLMKFKARIYKEESLGAEYDEIDIPNSLKELANKYRTKMLEAVSDVDDTLLEKYLEGQEITEEEIRKVLRTATIQSKIIPVLCGSSFKNKGVQKLLDSVVDFLPSPVDVGDLKTHHPDSNDEVYRKIDEKEDFAGLAFKIQTDPFVGKLTYVRVYSGTLKAGSYVFNSVSGKKERVGRILQMHANQRLDIDEIKAGDIAAIIGLKYTKTGDTLCGEKDPIVLEKMVFPEPVIEIAIEPKTKADQDKLSDALQKLSEEDPTFRIKVNEETGQTLISGMGELHLEILVDRMKREFKVEANVGKPQVAYRESITQTVNAEGKFVKQSGGRGKFGHVWIELGPNEPGKGYEFINGIVGGVVPKEYIPAVSNGIQEAMRNGVIAGFPVVDIKAKLYDGSYHEVDSDEISFKVAGSMAFKEGARRARPVLLEPMMSVEVTTPEDYLGDVMGDLNSRRGKIEGFAARRDAQVIKAMVPLSEMFGYATVLRSMTQGRAIYTMQFSHYSEVPKSIAEEIAEKTQSKKSVTI from the coding sequence ATGGCAGATAGAGTTAGTATAGATAAAGTAAGAAATATTGGCATTATGGCGCACATCGATGCCGGTAAAACAACGACTACAGAGCGTATACTGTTTTATACCGGTAAGACCCACCGCATCGGTGAGGTTCACGAAGGCGCAGCTACGATGGACTGGATGGAGCAGGAAAAAGAACGTGGTATTACAATTACCAGTGCTGCAACTACCTGTTTTTGGAGAGGTCATCAAGTAAATATTATTGATACACCGGGACACGTTGATTTTACAGTTGAAGTAGAAAGATCACTTCGTGTTCTGGATGGCGCAGTTGCATTATTTTGCGCCGTTGGCGGTGTTGAACCGCAGTCGGAAACCGTATGGCGTCAGGCTGACAAGTACGGTGTTCCAAGAATCGCTTTTGTTAACAAAATGGATAGAATCGGTGCCGACTTCTTTCATGCAGTTGAAATGATGCATGAACGTCTTGGCGCAAACGCTATTCCAATCGTTCTTCCTATAGGTGAAGGCGACATGTTTGCCGGCGAAATTGACCTTATGAAATTTAAGGCCAGAATTTACAAGGAAGAAAGCCTTGGCGCCGAATACGATGAAATTGATATTCCTAACAGTCTGAAAGAACTGGCTAACAAATACAGAACAAAGATGCTTGAAGCTGTTTCCGATGTTGATGACACGCTTCTTGAAAAGTATCTCGAAGGCCAGGAAATAACTGAAGAAGAAATTAGAAAAGTTTTACGTACAGCTACAATTCAGTCGAAGATTATACCTGTTCTCTGCGGTTCCTCCTTTAAGAACAAGGGTGTACAGAAGCTCCTCGATTCAGTTGTGGATTTTCTGCCTTCACCGGTTGACGTGGGTGACCTGAAGACACATCACCCCGATTCAAACGACGAAGTGTACCGTAAAATTGATGAAAAAGAAGATTTTGCGGGTTTAGCTTTCAAAATTCAGACAGATCCTTTTGTTGGAAAGCTGACCTATGTCAGAGTTTACAGCGGCACCCTGAAAGCGGGTTCATACGTTTTTAACTCTGTAAGCGGAAAGAAAGAAAGAGTCGGACGCATTCTGCAGATGCATGCTAACCAGCGTCTTGACATAGATGAAATTAAAGCCGGCGACATTGCCGCAATAATCGGCCTCAAGTATACAAAAACAGGTGACACACTCTGCGGAGAAAAAGATCCAATTGTTCTTGAGAAGATGGTATTCCCTGAACCGGTTATTGAAATTGCAATTGAACCTAAGACCAAAGCAGATCAGGATAAACTTTCTGACGCTTTGCAGAAACTCTCAGAAGAAGATCCTACATTCAGGATTAAGGTTAATGAAGAAACCGGTCAGACACTCATCAGCGGTATGGGCGAGCTTCACCTGGAAATCCTCGTTGACAGAATGAAAAGAGAGTTTAAGGTTGAGGCAAACGTTGGTAAACCGCAGGTTGCTTACAGAGAATCAATTACACAAACTGTTAACGCTGAAGGTAAATTTGTTAAGCAGTCTGGCGGACGCGGTAAATTCGGTCACGTTTGGATTGAGCTCGGCCCGAATGAACCTGGTAAAGGTTATGAGTTTATAAATGGTATTGTCGGCGGTGTTGTGCCTAAGGAATATATCCCTGCAGTATCAAATGGTATTCAGGAAGCTATGCGTAACGGCGTTATTGCAGGTTTTCCGGTCGTGGATATAAAAGCTAAATTGTATGACGGTTCATACCACGAAGTTGACTCTGATGAAATTTCCTTTAAGGTTGCCGGTTCTATGGCGTTCAAGGAAGGTGCCCGTCGTGCAAGACCTGTTCTCCTGGAGCCAATGATGTCAGTTGAAGTTACTACACCAGAGGATTACCTCGGAGATGTAATGGGCGACCTGAACTCCAGAAGAGGAAAAATCGAAGGATTTGCTGCAAGACGCGATGCACAGGTTATAAAAGCCATGGTACCGCTTTCTGAAATGTTCGGCTATGCAACTGTCCTGAGATCAATGACACAGGGCAGGGCAATCTATACGATGCAGTTTTCTCACTACTCGGAAGTTCCGAAGTCAATTGCAGAGGAAATTGCAGAAAAAACACAGTCAAAAAAGTCCGTGACAATTTAA
- the rpsG gene encoding 30S ribosomal protein S7 has protein sequence MRKRRAPKRYIKPDPKYNDLVLAKFINAIMYDGEKSVARKVIYDSFSLIEERTKKPAMEVFTKAVNNVQPYVEVRSRRVGGATYQVPMEVRPERRLALAFRWLKTYARARNDKSMAAKLASELIAASNGEGSSIKKKDDTHKMAEANKAFAHFKW, from the coding sequence ATGAGAAAAAGAAGAGCCCCAAAAAGATATATTAAACCGGATCCTAAATATAACGATCTGGTACTAGCAAAATTCATCAATGCTATCATGTATGATGGTGAAAAATCAGTTGCACGCAAAGTAATTTACGACAGCTTCAGCCTTATTGAAGAGCGTACAAAGAAACCAGCCATGGAAGTATTCACCAAGGCTGTTAACAATGTTCAGCCATATGTTGAAGTAAGAAGCAGAAGAGTCGGCGGAGCAACATATCAGGTTCCTATGGAAGTTAGGCCCGAGCGCAGACTTGCATTGGCTTTCCGCTGGTTGAAAACCTATGCCAGAGCCAGAAACGACAAATCGATGGCTGCTAAACTCGCTTCGGAATTAATAGCTGCTTCCAATGGCGAAGGTTCTTCAATTAAGAAAAAAGACGATACACACAAAATGGCAGAAGCTAATAAGGCATTTGCACACTTTAAATGGTAA
- a CDS encoding 30S ribosomal protein S12 encodes MPTINQLVRKGRVQILAKNKAPALEACPQKRGVCTRVYTTTPKKPNSALRKVARVRLTNGMEVTAYIPGEGHNLQEHSIVLIRGGRVKDLPGVRYHIIRGTLDTSGVEDRRKARSKYGAKKPKAK; translated from the coding sequence GTGCCCACGATAAATCAATTAGTTAGAAAAGGGCGTGTTCAGATCTTGGCAAAAAACAAAGCTCCAGCACTTGAGGCTTGCCCTCAGAAAAGAGGGGTATGTACAAGAGTGTATACCACAACACCCAAAAAACCGAATTCTGCTCTTAGAAAAGTAGCAAGAGTCAGGCTTACAAACGGAATGGAAGTAACAGCTTATATTCCGGGTGAAGGTCACAATTTACAGGAGCATTCCATAGTTTTGATTAGAGGTGGCAGGGTAAAAGATTTGCCTGGTGTACGTTATCATATTATTCGTGGAACGCTTGACACAAGTGGTGTTGAAGACAGAAGAAAAGCCAGATCAAAATACGGCGCTAAAAAACCCAAAGCAAAATAA